Proteins from a genomic interval of Streptomyces fodineus:
- a CDS encoding dipeptidase, whose amino-acid sequence MTFLEEARALLREFPVVDGHNDLPWALRQKAGYDLGTLDIAVHQDADLHTDLPRLRQGGVGAQYWSVYVPSEQAQPVAATLEQIDCVRRLLARYPAELAPALTAADMEAARRDGRIASLMGAEGGHSIANSLGALRGLYALGVRYMTLTHNSNVDWADSATDEPKAGGLTAFGREVVREMNRLGMLVDLSHVAATTMRDALDATSAPVVFSHSSSRAVCDHPRNIPDDVLERLPANGGMAMVTFVPKFVLQAAVDWTAAADENLRAHGFHHLDTSPEAMKLHREFEERTPRPVATVSTVADHLDHMREVAGIDHLGIGGDYDGTAFTPDGLNDVSGYPNLLAELLSRGWSRTDLAKLTWQNAVRVLGAAEDVARDLQATRAPSIATIESLDSGAA is encoded by the coding sequence ATGACCTTCCTCGAGGAAGCCCGCGCGCTGCTGCGCGAGTTCCCGGTCGTCGACGGCCACAACGACCTGCCGTGGGCGCTGCGCCAGAAGGCCGGCTACGACCTCGGCACGCTCGACATCGCCGTCCACCAGGACGCGGACCTGCACACCGACCTCCCGCGGCTGCGCCAGGGCGGGGTCGGCGCGCAGTACTGGTCGGTGTACGTGCCCAGCGAGCAGGCCCAGCCGGTGGCGGCGACGCTGGAGCAGATCGACTGCGTCCGTCGGCTGCTGGCCCGCTACCCGGCCGAGCTGGCGCCCGCGCTGACCGCCGCCGACATGGAGGCGGCCCGCCGGGACGGCCGTATCGCCTCCCTGATGGGCGCCGAGGGCGGCCACTCCATCGCCAACTCCCTCGGCGCCCTGCGCGGCCTGTACGCCCTCGGCGTGCGCTACATGACGCTCACCCACAACTCCAACGTGGACTGGGCGGACTCCGCGACCGACGAGCCGAAGGCCGGCGGCCTGACCGCGTTCGGCCGCGAGGTCGTCCGCGAGATGAACCGGCTCGGCATGCTGGTCGACCTCTCGCACGTGGCGGCGACGACGATGCGGGACGCGCTGGACGCGACGAGCGCCCCGGTGGTCTTCTCCCACTCGTCCTCCCGCGCCGTCTGTGACCACCCGCGCAACATCCCCGACGACGTCCTGGAGCGGCTGCCCGCCAACGGCGGCATGGCGATGGTGACGTTCGTGCCCAAGTTCGTGCTCCAGGCCGCCGTCGACTGGACGGCCGCGGCCGACGAGAACCTGCGCGCGCACGGCTTCCACCACCTCGACACCAGCCCCGAGGCGATGAAGCTGCACCGCGAGTTCGAGGAGCGCACCCCGCGCCCGGTCGCCACGGTGTCCACGGTCGCCGACCACCTGGACCACATGCGCGAGGTGGCCGGCATCGACCACCTGGGCATCGGCGGCGACTACGACGGCACCGCGTTCACCCCGGACGGCCTGAACGACGTCTCCGGCTACCCCAATCTGCTCGCCGAGCTGCTGAGCCGCGGCTGGTCCAGGACCGACCTGGCCAAGCTGACCTGGCAGAACGCGGTACGGGTCCTGGGCGCGGCCGAGGACGTGGCCCGCGACCTTCAGGCGACCCGGGCACCGTCCATCGCCACGATCGAGTCGCTGGACAGCGGCGCCGCCTGA
- a CDS encoding MerR family transcriptional regulator, with translation MRIGELARRTGVSERSLRYYETQGLLTAERTPGGHRDYPQTAVDRVIRIQELFAAGLHSEKIRQLLPCMRDQDGGPSASATPRLLRDLTAERDRIDRMIADLRRSRDTLDEVIRTARDA, from the coding sequence ATGAGGATCGGTGAACTGGCCCGGCGCACCGGCGTGAGCGAGCGGTCGCTGCGCTACTACGAGACCCAGGGGCTGCTCACCGCCGAGCGCACCCCCGGCGGCCACCGCGACTACCCCCAGACGGCCGTCGACCGCGTCATCCGGATCCAGGAGCTGTTCGCGGCCGGGCTGCACAGCGAGAAGATCCGGCAGCTGCTGCCGTGCATGCGCGACCAGGACGGCGGACCCTCCGCCAGCGCCACCCCGCGCCTGCTGCGGGACCTGACCGCCGAGCGCGACCGGATCGACCGCATGATCGCCGACCTCAGACGCTCCCGGGACACCCTGGACGAGGTCATCCGCACGGCCCGGGACGCCTGA
- a CDS encoding dipeptidase, with translation MADLQDDLPTSSEVGEEDGLPDDPFGEEHASLERAHALLAAHPVADGYSGLPWALRHLPWYDLELGEAAVDTDVPRMREGHVGVLFWSLHLPEGPGDGRATAATLEQLDQMRSVIEAHPEGLRLVRTAGQIIDARNCGRVAVLPGPAHATALDGSLGLLRILHALGLRVLTLAGTAWAGAEGLTRFGEEVVREMNRLGVLADVSGASAATAERVLALSKTPVLCTRSAARALRPHPANLPDATLAALGAAKGLCMVPLTAEQTGPTVHDVACHLDHVRDVAGPECVGLSGTYDSGAAHPRDLADASRYPHLIAELLRRGWSETELALLTWGNVQRVLRSADFTARAAQHRREAPYAKSAELDTP, from the coding sequence ATGGCCGACCTCCAGGACGACTTGCCCACCTCGAGCGAGGTCGGCGAGGAGGACGGCCTGCCGGACGACCCCTTCGGCGAGGAGCACGCGTCCCTGGAGCGGGCCCACGCCCTGCTCGCCGCCCACCCGGTCGCCGACGGCTACAGCGGGCTGCCGTGGGCCCTGCGCCATCTGCCCTGGTACGACCTGGAGCTGGGCGAGGCGGCCGTCGACACCGATGTGCCGCGGATGCGCGAGGGCCACGTGGGCGTGCTGTTCTGGTCGCTGCACCTGCCCGAGGGCCCCGGCGACGGCCGTGCCACGGCCGCGACCCTGGAACAGCTGGACCAGATGCGCTCGGTGATCGAGGCCCACCCCGAAGGGCTGCGCCTGGTGCGCACCGCGGGTCAGATCATCGACGCCCGCAACTGCGGCCGGGTCGCCGTGCTGCCGGGCCCCGCGCACGCCACCGCGCTCGACGGCTCCCTCGGCCTCCTTCGTATCCTGCACGCCCTCGGCCTGCGCGTGCTCACCCTCGCGGGCACGGCGTGGGCGGGCGCGGAGGGGCTCACGCGCTTCGGTGAGGAGGTGGTCCGCGAGATGAACCGGCTCGGCGTGCTCGCCGATGTCTCCGGCGCCTCCGCGGCCACCGCCGAGCGCGTGCTGGCGCTGTCCAAGACCCCGGTGCTGTGCACCCGCTCCGCCGCCCGGGCGCTGCGCCCGCACCCGGCCAACCTGCCCGACGCAACGCTCGCCGCGCTGGGGGCGGCGAAGGGCCTGTGCATGGTGCCGCTGACCGCCGAGCAGACCGGGCCGACGGTGCATGACGTCGCCTGCCACCTCGACCATGTCCGTGACGTGGCCGGCCCGGAGTGCGTCGGCCTGTCCGGCACCTACGACTCCGGTGCCGCCCACCCCCGCGACCTCGCCGACGCCTCCCGCTACCCCCATCTGATCGCCGAACTGCTCCGGCGTGGCTGGTCCGAGACCGAGCTGGCCCTGCTGACCTGGGGCAACGTCCAACGGGTGCTGCGCAGCGCGGACTTCACGGCCCGCGCCGCCCAGCACCGTAGGGAGGCGCCGTACGCGAAGAGCGCGGAGCTGGACACCCCCTAG
- a CDS encoding VOC family protein, protein MASVARFRSVVLDCPDPHRLAAFYAAVAGGTPDPEDDDWVVLQVPDGPRLAFQRAGGYTPPEWPRADRNGQQFHLDFDAGRTWAEVDAAHERVLALGARPLDLEDREEKDFQVYADPAGHPFCLCRIEHP, encoded by the coding sequence ATGGCGTCCGTCGCCCGTTTCCGTTCCGTCGTGCTCGACTGTCCCGATCCGCACCGGCTGGCCGCCTTCTACGCGGCGGTGGCCGGCGGCACCCCGGACCCCGAGGACGACGACTGGGTCGTACTGCAGGTGCCGGACGGGCCGCGGCTGGCCTTTCAGCGGGCCGGGGGGTACACCCCGCCGGAGTGGCCGCGCGCGGACCGCAACGGCCAGCAGTTCCACCTCGACTTCGACGCGGGGCGGACCTGGGCGGAGGTCGACGCGGCGCACGAGCGGGTGCTGGCGCTGGGTGCCCGGCCGCTGGACCTGGAGGACCGGGAGGAGAAGGACTTCCAGGTGTACGCCGATCCGGCCGGGCATCCGTTCTGCCTGTGCCGGATCGAGCACCCGTGA
- a CDS encoding VOC family protein, translated as MALAKLGVVVLDCPDPRALAGFYAEVLGGTVEVQGDPEDDGWVDLKVPGGPALAFQRAPGFVPPKWPAPDASQQFHLDLVVEDLDAAEKGVLELGAKPLDAEDRERTFRVYADPAGHPFCLCAC; from the coding sequence ATGGCTCTCGCCAAGCTCGGTGTCGTGGTGCTGGACTGTCCCGACCCGCGCGCGCTCGCCGGTTTCTACGCCGAGGTGCTGGGCGGCACGGTGGAGGTGCAGGGGGACCCCGAGGACGACGGCTGGGTCGACCTGAAGGTGCCCGGTGGGCCGGCGCTTGCCTTCCAGCGGGCGCCCGGGTTCGTGCCGCCGAAGTGGCCCGCGCCGGACGCCTCGCAGCAGTTCCACCTGGACCTGGTGGTGGAGGACCTGGACGCGGCGGAGAAGGGGGTGCTGGAGCTGGGCGCCAAGCCGCTGGACGCGGAGGACCGCGAGCGGACCTTCCGTGTGTACGCCGACCCGGCCGGGCACCCGTTCTGTCTGTGCGCCTGCTGA
- a CDS encoding CGNR zinc finger domain-containing protein, with product MNERSAAPGSLALVESLVNTLLDIETGADTLDAAEVRRCFGIAEDAVEDARELRESLRATLLAHAGHPPHREVTPLGELLSRAPLYVAVDERDGSAALAPAPDASLLSRVAAAVAEGLANGTWMRLKACEADDCHWAYYDRSPAGRGRWCSMQVCGARAKMRRYRAKEG from the coding sequence ATGAATGAGAGATCGGCCGCTCCCGGATCCCTGGCGCTGGTCGAATCCCTGGTCAACACGCTCTTGGACATCGAGACCGGCGCCGACACGCTGGACGCGGCGGAGGTCCGCCGGTGCTTCGGGATCGCCGAGGACGCGGTGGAGGACGCGCGGGAGCTGCGGGAGTCGCTGCGGGCCACGCTGCTCGCGCACGCCGGGCACCCGCCGCACCGCGAGGTGACCCCGCTCGGCGAGCTGCTGTCCCGTGCGCCGCTCTACGTCGCCGTCGACGAGCGGGACGGCTCCGCGGCCCTCGCCCCCGCCCCGGACGCCTCGCTGCTCTCCCGCGTCGCCGCGGCCGTCGCCGAGGGCCTGGCGAACGGCACGTGGATGCGGCTGAAGGCCTGCGAGGCCGACGACTGCCACTGGGCCTACTACGACCGCAGCCCCGCCGGGCGGGGCCGCTGGTGCTCGATGCAGGTGTGCGGGGCGCGCGCGAAGATGCGCCGGTACCGGGCCAAGGAGGGGTAA
- a CDS encoding UDP-glucose dehydrogenase family protein, producing the protein MSLKITVIGTGYLGATHAAAMAELGFEVLGLDVVPEKIAMLERGETPMYEPGLEELLRKHVAGFEGSTGRLRFTTDWAEVGAFGDVHFVCVNTPQRHGEYAADMSYVDSAISSLAPHLHGPALVVGKSTVPVGSADRLAVYLAEHAPAGGDAELAWNPEFLREGFAVQDTLHPDRIVAGVRSERAEKLLREVYATPIGEGTPFVVTDFPTAELVKTAANSFLATKISFINAMAEVCEAGGGDVAKLAEAIGHDDRIGAKFLRAGIGFGGGCLPKDIRAFMARAGELGADQALTFLREIDSINMRRRGQMVEMTREALGGGSFLGKRVAVLGATFKPDSDDVRDSPALNVAGQIHLQGGQVTVYDPKGMDNARRVFPTLGYADSASQAVRGADVVLHLTEWREFRELDPAALGEVAAARVILDGRNALDPELWRRAGWTYRAMGRPTA; encoded by the coding sequence ATGAGCCTGAAGATCACCGTGATCGGCACCGGCTATCTCGGTGCCACACACGCCGCGGCCATGGCCGAGCTGGGCTTCGAGGTGCTGGGGCTCGACGTCGTACCCGAGAAGATCGCCATGCTGGAGCGCGGCGAGACCCCGATGTACGAGCCGGGGCTCGAGGAGCTGCTGAGGAAGCATGTGGCGGGCTTCGAGGGGTCCACCGGGCGGCTGCGGTTCACCACCGACTGGGCCGAGGTCGGCGCCTTCGGTGATGTGCACTTCGTGTGCGTGAACACCCCGCAGCGGCACGGGGAGTACGCGGCCGACATGTCGTACGTCGACTCCGCGATCTCCTCCCTCGCCCCGCATCTGCACGGCCCGGCCCTCGTCGTCGGCAAGTCGACCGTGCCGGTCGGGTCCGCCGACCGCCTCGCCGTCTACCTGGCCGAACACGCCCCGGCCGGCGGCGACGCCGAGCTGGCCTGGAACCCGGAGTTCCTGCGCGAGGGCTTCGCCGTGCAGGACACCCTGCACCCGGACCGGATCGTGGCGGGCGTGCGCAGCGAGCGCGCCGAGAAGCTGCTGCGGGAGGTGTACGCGACCCCGATAGGCGAGGGCACGCCGTTCGTGGTGACCGACTTCCCGACCGCGGAACTGGTGAAGACGGCCGCGAACTCCTTCCTCGCCACGAAGATCTCCTTCATCAACGCGATGGCGGAGGTGTGCGAGGCCGGCGGCGGTGACGTGGCGAAGCTGGCGGAGGCCATCGGGCACGACGACCGGATCGGGGCGAAGTTCCTGCGCGCCGGGATCGGCTTCGGCGGCGGCTGTCTGCCCAAGGACATCCGGGCGTTCATGGCGCGGGCCGGCGAGCTGGGCGCGGACCAGGCGCTGACCTTCCTGCGCGAGATCGACTCCATCAACATGCGCCGGCGCGGCCAGATGGTCGAGATGACCCGGGAGGCGCTCGGTGGCGGCTCCTTCCTGGGCAAGCGGGTCGCGGTGCTCGGCGCCACCTTCAAGCCGGATTCGGACGACGTGCGTGACTCGCCCGCGCTGAACGTGGCCGGCCAGATCCACCTCCAGGGCGGGCAGGTGACGGTGTACGACCCGAAGGGCATGGACAACGCCCGGCGTGTGTTCCCGACCCTCGGGTACGCCGACTCCGCGTCGCAGGCCGTGCGGGGCGCCGATGTCGTCCTGCACCTCACCGAGTGGCGGGAGTTCCGCGAGCTGGATCCGGCGGCACTCGGCGAGGTCGCGGCGGCCCGGGTCATCCTGGACGGGCGCAACGCGCTCGACCCGGAGCTGTGGCGCCGGGCGGGCTGGACGTACCGGGCGATGGGGCGCCCGACGGCGTAA
- a CDS encoding acyl-CoA dehydrogenase family protein produces the protein MAGTADFDLYRPSEEHDMLRDAVRSLVEAKIAPYAAAVDEEARFPQEALDALVANDLHAVHVPEEYGGAGADALATVIVIEEVARACVSSSLIPAVNKLGSLPVILSGGEELKKKYLTPLAKGEAMFSYCLSEPEAGSDAAGMKTKAVRDGDHWILNGVKRWITNAGVSEYYTVMAVTDPAKRSKGISAFVVEKSDEGVSFGAPEKKLGIKGSPTREVYFDNVRIPADRMIGEEGSGFMTAMKTLDHTRITIAAQALGVAQGAFDYAKGYVQERKQFGKPIADFQGIQFMLADMSMKISAARALTYQAAAASERGDADLTYLGAAAKCFASDVAMEVTTDAVQLLGGYGYTRDYPVERMMRDAKITQIYEGTNQVQRIVMARNLP, from the coding sequence GTGGCCGGAACGGCTGACTTCGACCTGTACCGCCCGTCCGAGGAGCACGACATGCTCCGTGACGCCGTCCGCTCCCTGGTCGAGGCGAAGATCGCGCCGTACGCCGCGGCGGTGGACGAGGAGGCCCGCTTCCCGCAGGAGGCCCTCGACGCCCTCGTCGCCAATGACCTGCACGCGGTGCACGTCCCCGAGGAGTACGGCGGCGCCGGCGCCGACGCGCTCGCCACGGTGATCGTGATCGAGGAGGTGGCCCGCGCCTGCGTCTCCTCCTCCCTCATCCCCGCGGTGAACAAGCTCGGCTCGCTCCCGGTGATCCTCTCCGGCGGCGAGGAGCTGAAGAAGAAGTACCTGACCCCGCTCGCCAAGGGCGAGGCGATGTTCTCGTACTGCCTCTCCGAGCCGGAGGCGGGCTCGGACGCGGCCGGCATGAAGACCAAGGCGGTCCGCGACGGCGACCACTGGATCCTCAACGGCGTGAAGCGCTGGATCACCAACGCGGGCGTGAGCGAGTACTACACGGTCATGGCGGTCACGGACCCCGCCAAGCGCTCCAAGGGCATCTCGGCCTTCGTCGTCGAGAAGTCGGACGAGGGTGTCTCCTTCGGCGCCCCGGAGAAGAAGCTCGGCATCAAGGGCTCCCCGACGCGCGAGGTCTACTTCGACAACGTCCGCATCCCCGCCGACCGCATGATCGGCGAGGAGGGCTCCGGCTTCATGACGGCCATGAAGACCCTGGACCACACCCGCATCACCATCGCCGCGCAGGCGCTCGGTGTCGCGCAGGGCGCCTTCGACTACGCCAAGGGCTACGTCCAGGAGCGCAAGCAGTTCGGCAAGCCGATCGCCGACTTCCAGGGCATCCAGTTCATGCTCGCCGACATGTCCATGAAGATCTCGGCGGCCCGCGCCCTCACCTACCAGGCCGCCGCCGCCTCCGAGCGCGGCGACGCCGACCTCACCTACCTGGGCGCCGCCGCCAAGTGCTTCGCCTCGGACGTGGCCATGGAGGTCACCACGGACGCCGTCCAGCTCCTCGGCGGCTACGGCTACACCCGTGACTACCCTGTGGAGCGCATGATGCGCGACGCCAAGATCACGCAGATTTATGAGGGCACGAACCAAGTTCAGCGGATCGTGATGGCGAGGAACCTGCCCTAG
- a CDS encoding tyrosine-type recombinase/integrase, with protein sequence MARAWVARSKDDPKKWTTFWYDPDGKQRQKTFETKKRADDQRKRKEQELDAGTYLDDRLGKQPVTAVWEQWTNQRKLENSTKKQYRSILNTTIEPFFKARSIVSLKVSDVEQWLLWMEQDRKLSARTRRQRFSFFSGMMDWAVVNEIIGRNPCKKVKGAGSRAKEIREQKSTARRLTTREVLAMLDAAPPRYRAMLWLMAGCGLRLGEAMAVSRDQIDFKAETLRVDFQIAEDGDTESGKNSAIQRRHIKARDEGEPGRTVPLPPNVAFELRRHIKNHGVWGPERLLFPNVTRTGYLYASYFYPRIWMEALGKGQVKYCKAHSLRHYYGSRLLYAGVPENDVADWMGHSSTDVLREHYHYIFEGAEQRGRAAIATMLTPGADDPTEASEVA encoded by the coding sequence GTGGCAAGGGCATGGGTCGCGCGGTCAAAGGACGACCCGAAGAAGTGGACGACGTTCTGGTACGACCCGGACGGCAAGCAGCGACAGAAGACGTTCGAGACCAAGAAGCGGGCTGACGACCAGCGCAAGCGCAAGGAACAGGAACTCGACGCCGGGACCTACCTGGACGACCGCTTGGGCAAGCAGCCCGTGACGGCCGTGTGGGAGCAGTGGACCAATCAAAGGAAGCTGGAGAACAGCACCAAGAAGCAGTACCGGTCCATCCTCAACACGACCATTGAGCCGTTCTTCAAGGCCCGTTCCATCGTGTCCCTGAAGGTCTCAGACGTTGAGCAGTGGCTCTTGTGGATGGAGCAGGACCGGAAGCTCTCCGCCCGCACACGCCGTCAGCGATTCTCGTTCTTCTCCGGGATGATGGACTGGGCTGTCGTTAACGAGATCATCGGCCGGAACCCGTGCAAGAAGGTCAAGGGCGCCGGAAGCCGCGCCAAGGAGATCCGGGAGCAGAAGAGCACCGCAAGGCGGCTCACGACGCGGGAAGTCCTGGCGATGCTGGATGCCGCTCCTCCGCGATACCGCGCGATGCTGTGGCTCATGGCCGGGTGCGGCCTGCGGCTGGGTGAGGCCATGGCGGTGTCCCGCGATCAGATCGACTTCAAGGCCGAGACGCTTCGGGTCGACTTTCAGATTGCGGAGGACGGAGACACCGAGTCCGGGAAGAACAGCGCCATCCAGCGTCGGCACATCAAGGCTCGTGACGAAGGCGAGCCAGGGCGCACTGTCCCCCTCCCTCCGAACGTCGCCTTCGAGCTTCGGCGGCACATCAAGAACCACGGCGTATGGGGGCCGGAGCGGCTTCTCTTCCCCAACGTGACGCGGACCGGCTACCTCTACGCGTCGTACTTCTACCCGAGGATCTGGATGGAGGCTCTGGGCAAGGGACAGGTGAAGTACTGCAAGGCCCACTCACTCCGGCACTACTACGGATCGCGGCTGCTGTACGCCGGAGTCCCCGAGAACGATGTGGCCGACTGGATGGGCCACAGCAGCACGGACGTGCTGAGGGAGCACTACCACTACATCTTCGAAGGGGCCGAGCAGCGCGGTCGGGCCGCCATCGCAACGATGTTGACGCCCGGCGCCGACGACCCGACGGAGGCATCAGAGGTCGCCTGA
- a CDS encoding helix-turn-helix domain-containing protein: MTVDDVANYLSKPRSWVYGNWKAEQIPFRKVGQSLRCRPADLEKWLDDQN, from the coding sequence ATGACCGTTGACGACGTGGCCAACTACCTGAGCAAGCCCCGTTCCTGGGTGTACGGGAACTGGAAGGCCGAACAGATCCCGTTCCGCAAGGTGGGTCAGTCCCTTCGCTGCCGACCGGCCGACTTGGAAAAATGGCTGGACGACCAGAACTGA
- a CDS encoding HNH endonuclease, with amino-acid sequence MVLTAHNGRCVYCGAESEVMDHVIPLAGGGRHSTQNLVPACDDCNQSKSDAPLPQWIMRREFQKITYWRGTPLGEIRLLESYQDAHQECVRTIRRVEAVCQELATPERRRWFVQSFPGKRAPDNREQIRDLRLSYADQLREAHSRDFTTDPIRWTRSSSDFDDIMDAFFGKSSASSPTF; translated from the coding sequence ATGGTTCTCACAGCCCACAACGGCCGCTGTGTCTACTGCGGCGCAGAGTCCGAAGTGATGGACCATGTGATCCCGCTCGCAGGCGGGGGCAGGCACAGCACGCAGAACCTCGTGCCGGCCTGCGACGACTGTAACCAGAGCAAGTCAGATGCCCCCCTCCCGCAATGGATCATGCGTAGGGAGTTTCAGAAGATCACCTACTGGAGGGGAACTCCGCTCGGAGAGATACGGCTTCTGGAGAGCTACCAGGACGCACACCAGGAGTGCGTCAGGACCATTCGGCGGGTTGAAGCCGTCTGCCAAGAGCTGGCCACTCCGGAACGCCGCCGATGGTTTGTCCAATCCTTCCCGGGTAAGCGCGCCCCTGACAATCGAGAGCAAATTCGTGATTTGCGGCTGTCATACGCCGATCAGCTCCGGGAAGCTCACAGTCGAGACTTCACCACGGATCCAATCCGTTGGACTCGATCATCGAGTGACTTCGATGACATCATGGATGCCTTCTTTGGCAAATCTAGCGCATCAAGCCCCACATTTTGA
- a CDS encoding Lsr2 dimerization domain-containing protein, translating into MRRTILVPVEYTFCDAHIARDGSEVEATSSLTLGKDTWHLCLEHDVTFGRYLCDALGAPSENEVTPTAPDSMPVEPVSEPEPEPEPEPEREAAPVVEPDAEPVPSVMIAGEVPGYDWTDAREAVRRMGYEVVGRADESTVLLILGDGGDRNATKLRDASERGIPVMDVRKPGRFRDAIRAGELVGGDALPEPAKVDRSGVSERERNRAVRAWARENGYTVPTKGRIPMHVRHAYEMTHKDASEGKGIAA; encoded by the coding sequence ATGCGTCGTACCATTCTGGTTCCGGTTGAGTACACATTTTGTGATGCCCACATTGCTCGTGACGGGTCGGAAGTGGAGGCCACGTCATCGCTGACGCTGGGTAAGGACACGTGGCATCTGTGCTTGGAGCATGACGTCACATTCGGTCGCTACCTCTGCGATGCGTTGGGTGCTCCGTCTGAGAATGAGGTCACGCCGACTGCACCTGATTCCATGCCGGTTGAGCCTGTCTCGGAGCCGGAGCCGGAGCCGGAGCCGGAGCCGGAGCGGGAAGCGGCACCTGTGGTGGAGCCCGACGCGGAGCCTGTCCCGTCCGTGATGATCGCAGGTGAGGTTCCCGGCTACGACTGGACGGACGCTCGTGAAGCCGTTCGCCGCATGGGCTATGAGGTAGTGGGGCGGGCCGATGAGAGCACGGTCCTGCTCATCCTTGGCGACGGTGGCGACCGGAATGCGACCAAGCTGCGTGACGCTTCCGAGCGTGGCATTCCTGTGATGGACGTGCGGAAGCCGGGTCGGTTCCGTGACGCGATTCGGGCCGGTGAGTTGGTCGGTGGTGACGCGCTGCCGGAGCCTGCCAAGGTCGACCGTTCCGGAGTGAGCGAGCGGGAGCGGAACCGAGCCGTACGCGCGTGGGCACGAGAGAACGGATACACAGTCCCTACGAAGGGACGCATCCCGATGCACGTGCGGCACGCCTACGAAATGACGCACAAGGATGCGTCGGAGGGAAAAGGAATAGCGGCGTAA
- a CDS encoding DUF3987 domain-containing protein, producing MSAPDFRAMSTGRLRDVVASLAPHVEWSPIGLLGGLLCVFSAMLPETRVQRGSGSMPLMLHVLLCGGTGEGKGQSWGIASAVAKDANSSFMSGHVINGVVGGAGLIQAVADRDGHALIVDTEYARVLRAGRRQANLSQVLRDLWDGATVATSRAKEPVQVDDPRVAIMGHITPEEFRASMSTTERDGGSYNRLLILPVAQVQWLSEREQMPRHLTPEAGEAMARAVRHSQRAGLVTLSEDAYEVADIIRRDLLTKARESEGLKAFAARCNEQVRRIAALFALFDLRSQITATDLEAAASLVTYTMDSVEEIAGGESPKGKRQPLSLAEKVRARIELHGGSATSSQVLPYVGATAAEVRALPEVVVTVERSGKTGRPATVFTLRGDDSESEPEPVSHSSAPMPAAADREAQRPTVVRLDAYRPEPNRAPEPEPEPKRSVRPPVSVAERPEPLEENPFRALL from the coding sequence ATGAGCGCCCCCGATTTCCGCGCGATGAGCACTGGCCGACTCAGGGACGTTGTGGCCTCTCTCGCTCCTCATGTGGAGTGGTCTCCGATCGGTCTGCTCGGTGGCCTCCTGTGCGTGTTCTCCGCCATGCTGCCGGAGACCCGAGTTCAGCGCGGTTCCGGTTCCATGCCGCTCATGCTTCACGTCCTGCTGTGCGGTGGCACCGGTGAGGGCAAGGGGCAGTCGTGGGGTATCGCCTCAGCAGTGGCCAAGGACGCGAACAGTTCTTTCATGAGCGGGCACGTCATCAATGGTGTGGTCGGCGGAGCCGGTCTCATCCAAGCCGTGGCCGACCGCGACGGACATGCGCTCATCGTGGACACCGAATACGCCCGCGTCCTGCGGGCGGGGCGTCGGCAGGCGAACCTCTCTCAGGTGCTCCGTGATCTGTGGGACGGGGCAACGGTCGCCACTTCTAGGGCCAAGGAACCGGTACAGGTCGATGATCCGCGTGTGGCAATCATGGGTCACATCACGCCCGAAGAGTTCCGGGCCAGCATGAGCACAACGGAACGCGACGGCGGGTCGTACAACCGGCTGTTGATCCTGCCCGTTGCCCAGGTCCAGTGGCTGAGCGAGCGCGAGCAGATGCCCCGGCATCTGACCCCGGAAGCTGGGGAAGCGATGGCCCGCGCAGTGCGGCACAGTCAGCGGGCCGGTCTGGTCACCCTCTCCGAGGATGCGTACGAGGTAGCCGACATCATCCGGCGGGACCTGCTCACAAAGGCCCGTGAGTCCGAGGGGTTGAAGGCGTTCGCTGCCCGCTGCAACGAACAGGTACGCCGCATCGCAGCACTGTTCGCGCTCTTCGATCTGCGGTCGCAGATCACGGCGACCGACCTGGAAGCGGCGGCGTCACTTGTCACGTACACCATGGACTCGGTGGAAGAGATCGCCGGGGGCGAGTCTCCGAAGGGGAAGCGTCAGCCGCTCAGCCTTGCTGAGAAGGTCCGGGCCAGGATCGAACTTCATGGAGGATCGGCCACGTCCTCGCAGGTGCTCCCGTACGTGGGAGCGACGGCCGCTGAGGTCCGAGCACTTCCGGAAGTTGTGGTGACCGTAGAACGGTCAGGCAAGACGGGTCGGCCGGCCACCGTTTTCACACTCCGCGGTGACGATTCCGAGTCCGAGCCAGAACCGGTTTCCCATTCTTCCGCCCCCATGCCGGCCGCAGCAGATCGGGAGGCGCAGCGGCCCACCGTGGTCCGCCTGGACGCCTACCGTCCGGAGCCGAACCGTGCCCCGGAGCCTGAGCCGGAACCGAAGCGGTCGGTTCGCCCACCGGTTTCCGTGGCCGAGCGGCCCGAACCGCTCGAAGAGAACCCGTTCCGCGCACTGCTCTAG